Proteins co-encoded in one Zalophus californianus isolate mZalCal1 chromosome 9, mZalCal1.pri.v2, whole genome shotgun sequence genomic window:
- the C9H12orf60 gene encoding uncharacterized protein C12orf60 homolog produces MSSESEKDKERLVQAAKTFFFHMQDLVAFTNTLIELFNGTMNTQIHSMAVKEHDNVKNVFEQTFTIFKEMQSVLEAKYDQMQKEPLCSKIATAVCSMVEKNTNVKELQQSAKEMFRNVQTPIIVAALNSSNILSSLESSFSLLMTYPIMNLQLSDLYRKDTEDQSDANTSEKNKSLGQSKIGIVDILKKLQDALKAEHVKNTIESAADQLEQIVKTMGPILEVLKKAISTMESKIPVPKKANDQ; encoded by the coding sequence atgtcttcagaATCAGAAAAGGACAAAGAGAGGCTGGTGCAAGCtgccaaaacatttttctttcacatgCAAGATCTTGTTGCCTTCACTAACACGCTTATTGAATTGTTTAACGGCACAATGAATACCCAGATCCACTCCATGGCTGTGAAAGAACATGATAATGTTAAGAATGTCTTTGAACAAACATTCACAATTTTTAAAGAGATGCAATCTGTCCTGGAGGCAAAGTATGACCAGATGCAAAAGGAACCTTTATGTTCCAAGATTGCAACAGCGGTTTGCTCTATGGTTGAAAAGAATACCAATGTAAAGGAGTTGCAGCAGTCAGCTAAAGAAATGTTCAGAAACGTTCAGACACCAATCATTGTTGCTGCCCTGAATAGCAGTAACATCCTTAGCAGTTTGGAATCTTCTTTTTCACTCTTGATGACATATCCCATCATGAATCTTCAGTTAAGTGACCTCTATAGAAAAGACACCGAAGACCAATCAGATGCCAACACATCggagaaaaacaaaagtctgGGTCAATCCAAAATTGGTATAGTAGACATCTTGAAAAAATTGCAGGATGCGCTAAAAGCTGAGCATGTCAAGAATACCATCGAGTCAGCTGCAGATCAGTTGGAGCAAATTGTCAAAACTATGGGACCAATCTTAGAGGTCCTCAAAAAAGCCATAAGTACTATGGAATCCAAGATTCCTGTGCCCAAGAAAGCCAATGACCAGTAG
- the SMCO3 gene encoding single-pass membrane and coiled-coil domain-containing protein 3: MAQSDFLYPENPRRRQEVSRLHQQLLDCLSDSFHATNTLTEVLNMHLGCRLASIEMKRDGTIKENCDIIIQAMMKIQKELQKVDEALKDKLEPTLYRKLQDIKERETEKIAIVQKVISVILGEATSAASAVAVKLVGSNVTTGIINKLVTVLAQIGASLLGSIGVAVLGLGIDMIFRAILGAVEKTQLQAAIKSYEKHLVEFKSASEKYHHAIVEVTNTVKHQMK, translated from the coding sequence ATGGCTCAGAGTGACTTCCTCTACCCAGAGAACCCACGGAGAAGGCAGGAAGTAAGCCGTCTTCACCAGCAGCTTCTTGACTGCTTATCTGATAGTTTCCATGCCACTAATACGCTGACTGAGGTCTTAAACATGCACTTGGGGTGCAGGCTGGCCTCCATCGAGATGAAAAGAGATGGGACCATCAAAGAAAACTGTGATATCATCATCCAAGCCATGATGAAAATCCAAAAGGAATTGCAAAAGGTTGATGAAGCACTAAAAGATAAGCTAGAGCCAACCCTTTACAGAAAACTTCAGGATattaaagaaagggaaacagagaaaatcGCAATAGTACAAAAGGTCATTTCAGTCATCCTGGGAGAAGCTACTTCCGCAGCCAGTGCTGTAGCTGTTAAACTTGTGGGCTCAAATGTCACAACTGGCATCATTAACAAGTTGGTCACTGTGCTAGCTCAAATTGGCGCTTCTCTCCTTGGAAGTATAGGAGTTGCTGTTCTTGGCCTTGGCATAGATATGATCTTCCGTGCCATCCTGGGAGCAGTGGAGAAAACACAGCTTCAAGCAGCCATTAAAAGTTATGAGAAGCATCTGGTGGAATTCAAGTCCGCTTCAGAAAAATATCATCATGCCATTGTTGAGGTCACCAACACAGTTAAACACCAAATGAAATGA
- the WBP11 gene encoding WW domain-binding protein 11, producing MGRRSTSSTKSGKFMNPTDQARKEARKRELKKNKKQRMMVRAAVLKMKDPKQIIRDMEKLDEMEFNPVQQPQLNEKVLKDKRKKLRETFERILRLYEKENPDIYKELRKLEVEYEQKRAQLSQYFDAVKNAQHVEVESIPLPDMPHAPSNILIQDIPLPGAQPPSILKKTSAYGPPTRAVSILPLLGHGVPRLPPGRKPPGPPPGPPPPQVLQMYGRKVGFALDLPPRRRDEDMLYSPELAQRGHDDDVSSTSEDDGYPEDMDQDKHDDSSDDSDTDRSDGESEGDEFVHRDDNERDNNEEKKSGLSVRFADMPGKSRKKKKNMKELTPLQAMMLRMAGQEIPEEGREVEEFSEDDDEDDSDDSEAEKQSQKQHKEESLSDGTSSASSQQQAPPQSVPPSQIQAPPMPGPPPLGPPPAPPLRPPGPPTGLPPGPPPGAPPFLRPPGMPGLRGPLPRLLPPGPPPGRPPGPPPGPPPGLPPGPPPRGPPPRLPPPAPPGIPPPRPGMMRPPLVPPLGPAPPGLFPPAPLPNPGVLSAPPNLIQRPKADDTSAATIEKKATATISAKPQITNPKAEITRFVPTALRVRRENKGATAAPQRKSEDDSAVPLAKAAPKSGPSVPVSVQTKDDVYEAFMKEMEGLL from the exons ATGGGACGGAGATCTACATCATCCACCAAGAGTGGAAAATTTATGAACCCCACAGACCAAGCCC GAAAAGAAGCCCGGAAGAGAGAATTAAAGAAG AACAAAAAACAGCGCATGATGGTACGAGCTGCAGTTTTGAAGATGAAGGATCCCAAACAGATTATCCGGGACATGGAGAAGTTGGATGAAATGg AGTTTAACCCAGTGCAGCAACCACAGTTAAATGAGAAGGTGCTGAAAGACAAGCGTAAAAAGCTGCGTGAAACCTTTGAACGTATCCTGCGACTCTATGAGAAAGAGAATCCAGATATTTACAAAGAACTGAGAAAGCTAGAAGTAGAATATGAACAGAAGAGAGCTCAACTAAGCCAATATTTTGATGCGGTCAAG aatgCTCAGCACGTGGAAGTGGAGAGTATTCCCTTGCCGGATATGCCACATGCTCCTTCCAACATCTTGATCCAGGACATTCCACTTCCTGGTGCCCAGCCACCCTCCATCCTTAAAAAAACCTCAGCCTATGG ACCTCCAACACGGGCAGTTTCTATACTTCCTCTTCTTGGACATGGTGTGCCACGTTTGCCCCCTGGCAGAAAACCTCCTGGTCCCCCTCCCGGTCCACCACCTCCTCAAGTCTTGCAAATGTATGGCCGTAAAGTGGGCTTTGCCCTAGATCTTCCCCCTCGTAGGCGGGATGAAGACATGTTATATAGCCCGGAGCTTG CTCAGCGGGGTCATGATGATGATGTTTCCAGCACCAGTGAAGATGACGGGTATCCTGAGGACATGGATCAAGATAAGCATGATGACAGTAGTGATGACAGCGACACTGACAGATCAGATGGAGAAAGTGAAGGGGATGAATTTGTGCACCGTGATGATAACGAGAGAGacaacaatgaagaaaaaaagtcag GTCTGAGTGTAAGATTTGCAGATATGCCTggaaaatcaaggaagaaaaagaagaacatgaaGGAGCTGACTCCTCTTCAAGCCATGATGCTTCGAATGGCAG GTCAGGAAATCCCTGAGGAGGGACGGGAAGTAGAAGAATTTTCagaggatgatgatgaagatgattcCGATGATTCTGAAGCAGAAAAGCAATCACAAAAACAGCATAAAGAAGAATCTCTTTCTGATGGTACATCTTCTGCTTCTTCACAGCAGCAGGCCCCCCCACAGTCTGTTCCTCCTTCTCAGATCCAAGCACCTCCCATGCCAGGACCGCCGCCTCTTGGACCACCACCGGCTCCGCCCTTACGGCCCCCTGGACCACCTACGGGCCTTCCTCCTGGACCACCTCCGG gagCTCCTCCATTCCTGAGACCACCTGGAATGCCGGGACTCCGAGGGCCTTTACCCCGACTTTTGCCTCCAGGCCCACCACCAGGCCGACCCCCTGGCCCTCCCCCAGGTCCACCTCCAGGTCTGCCTCCTGGCCCTCCTCCTCGGGGACCCCCACCAAGGCTACCTCCCCCTGCACCTCCAG GTATCCCTCCACCTCGTCCCGGCATGATGCGCCCACCTTTGGTGCCTCCACTTGGACCTGCCCCACCTGGGCTTTTCCCACCAGCTCCCTTGCCGAACCCGGGGGTATTAAGTGCTCCACCCAACTTGATTCAGCGACCCAAGGCGGATGATACGAGCGCAGCCACCATTGAGAAGAAAGCCACGGCAACCATCAGTGCCAAGCCACAGATCACTAATCCCAAGGCAGAGATTACTAGATTCGTGCCCACTGCATTGAGGGTCCGTCGGGAGAATAAAGGGGCCACTGCTGCTCCCCAAAGAAAGTCAGAGGATGATTCTGCTGTGCCTCTTGCCAAAGCAGCTCCCAAATCTGGTCCATCTGTTCCCGTCTCAGTGCAGACTAAGGATGATGTTTATGAAgcttttatgaaagaaatggaagggcTCCTGTGA